In Shinella sp. XGS7, a single genomic region encodes these proteins:
- a CDS encoding LD-carboxypeptidase has translation MDDPMLIPALPPGATLALIAPAGPPRPETLPRVPALLAAHGFQAKLMPSVAGPSPLNYLAADDERRLADLHAAYADPEVAAVMCLRGGYGCARILDRIDTALLRRHPHKLLIGYSDISSLIGLLDHLGLPSLHAPMPSSDLLAPEGGPDAQALFERLKHGLKRGERLAAAQAGAGAPQALDRPGRARGRLIGGNLAVFTALLGTPWAPRAEGAILFLEDVSEPPYRVDRLLAQLRLAGVLDAAAGFVLGGFTGAEEPADAVLADYLGALGKPVLAGWPSGHQVPNLALPMGLTVELDVAERALRYV, from the coding sequence ATGGACGACCCGATGCTGATCCCCGCCCTGCCGCCCGGCGCCACCCTGGCCCTGATCGCCCCGGCCGGTCCGCCCCGGCCCGAGACCCTGCCGCGCGTGCCGGCCCTGCTGGCGGCGCATGGCTTCCAGGCCAAGCTCATGCCCAGCGTGGCCGGCCCCTCGCCGCTGAACTATCTGGCGGCGGACGATGAGCGCCGCCTGGCCGATCTGCACGCCGCCTATGCCGACCCAGAGGTGGCCGCCGTGATGTGCCTGCGCGGCGGCTATGGCTGCGCCCGCATCCTGGACCGCATCGACACCGCCCTGCTGCGCCGCCATCCCCACAAGCTGCTGATCGGCTACAGCGATATCAGCAGCCTGATCGGCCTGCTGGATCATCTGGGCCTGCCCAGCCTGCACGCGCCCATGCCCAGCTCCGACCTGCTGGCGCCCGAGGGCGGGCCCGATGCCCAGGCCCTGTTCGAGCGCTTGAAGCACGGTCTGAAGCGCGGCGAGCGCCTGGCGGCGGCCCAGGCCGGTGCCGGTGCGCCCCAGGCGCTGGACCGCCCGGGCCGGGCGCGCGGTCGCCTGATCGGCGGCAATCTCGCGGTGTTCACGGCCCTGCTGGGCACGCCCTGGGCCCCGCGCGCCGAGGGCGCCATTCTTTTCCTGGAAGACGTGAGCGAGCCGCCCTACCGGGTGGACCGCCTGCTGGCCCAGCTGCGCCTGGCCGGCGTGCTGGACGCCGCCGCCGGCTTTGTGCTGGGCGGCTTCACCGGCGCCGAGGAGCCCGCCGACGCGGTGCTGGCCGACTATCTGGGCGCGCTGGGCAAGCCCGTGCTCGCCGGCTGGCCCAGCGGCCACCAGGTGCCCAACCTGGCCCTGCCCATGGGCCTGACGGTGGAGCTGGATGTGGCGGAGCGGGCGCTGCGCTACGTCTGA
- a CDS encoding TonB-dependent receptor, which yields MKLNKLARSLALIGIGVHAAGMAWAQSGADVQKVERVEITGSSIKRLASEGALPVQVISAEELSRKGITTAEQMLAQMGVNGTGADSAVANNNVFGSDTDRLTGGSANANLRGLGPGSTLVLLNGRRVSTHGMSGGAVDLNAIPMAAVARVEVLKDGASAIYGTDAIGGVINFILKKDMQGVDVGVNFSQPLESGGGTKRRASVTGGFGNLDRDRFNVLASLTLDKDDILRGNERSWANGFQPERYLSPDSSSHPYANVINAAGTALGATGSTIGSSDPTRYTRINPLSLRGACDSIPTGVQYQPQLWNASAAANRYICNTDYGAQYMLAAPKDAYNLVTRGNFLLSESHTAFVELTASRTTSKAELTPAQFSTTTAAGNHYPVGGQYYLNLKDFGVNTYDTSLPIAYRWRMQDFGNRVIENVSDNKRLAAGLDGDLGEYSYKLGLSTAKAEAWSNLIDGYAYTAKLNQALKTGIINPWLKPGEKQTQAAMDLIESTKARGRLQGGETSLTQFDGALSGALMKLPAGTMDFAVGFDLRRETYEFAPEPGAFNCVSSLSNGATDVLLCPGNSAIGKQSRNIKAVYGELAVPVFKGFDLQLALRHDRYSDVGSTTNPKIAFRFQPNDLVLLRGSVNTGFKAPSFQQLAPNTAPLLDTADWRDPELCPTVSASNPNCTRRLDYIVTGNPKLKPEKSTQATVGIVFSPLRDLSFYADYWRVDLDDRLRKLTLSEVKNNYELFKDRFARDSTGRVALVTTGWENAADSSTKGLDWGGSYLFKHSSGTWRASVNGTYMISHKERALENQPLQELVGQFALRTLYLRNKLSADIGWARDNWATTLTTIYKSGYMDQDMTRFGTPRREVSAYTTVNLFASYTGFKNTTITAGLNNLFDKAPPFTYHNVDDVVGAGWDPRVGDPFGRTLSVSVNYSFR from the coding sequence TTGAAATTGAACAAACTCGCGCGCAGCCTGGCGCTGATCGGCATTGGCGTACACGCCGCCGGCATGGCCTGGGCGCAGAGCGGCGCCGATGTGCAGAAGGTTGAACGCGTCGAGATCACGGGCTCCAGCATCAAGCGCCTGGCCTCCGAGGGCGCCCTGCCGGTGCAGGTCATCTCGGCCGAGGAACTCAGCCGCAAGGGCATCACCACCGCCGAGCAGATGCTGGCCCAGATGGGCGTGAACGGCACCGGCGCCGACAGCGCCGTGGCCAACAACAATGTGTTCGGCTCCGACACCGACCGCCTGACCGGCGGCTCGGCCAATGCCAATCTGCGCGGCCTGGGCCCGGGCAGCACCCTGGTGCTGCTGAACGGCCGTCGCGTCTCCACCCACGGCATGAGCGGTGGCGCGGTGGACCTGAACGCCATCCCCATGGCGGCCGTGGCCCGCGTCGAGGTGCTCAAGGACGGCGCCTCCGCCATCTACGGCACCGACGCCATCGGCGGCGTGATCAACTTCATCCTGAAGAAGGACATGCAGGGTGTGGACGTGGGCGTCAACTTCTCCCAGCCCCTGGAGTCCGGCGGCGGCACAAAGCGCCGCGCCAGCGTCACCGGCGGCTTCGGCAATCTGGACCGCGACCGCTTCAATGTGCTGGCCAGCCTGACCCTGGACAAGGACGACATCCTGCGTGGCAACGAGCGCAGCTGGGCCAACGGCTTCCAGCCGGAGCGCTATCTCTCGCCGGACTCCTCCAGCCACCCCTATGCCAATGTGATCAATGCCGCCGGCACGGCCCTGGGCGCTACCGGCTCCACCATCGGTAGCAGCGATCCGACCCGCTACACCCGCATCAACCCGCTCAGCCTGCGGGGCGCCTGCGACTCCATTCCCACCGGCGTGCAGTACCAGCCCCAGCTCTGGAACGCCAGCGCCGCGGCCAACCGCTATATCTGCAACACCGACTACGGCGCCCAGTACATGCTGGCCGCACCCAAGGACGCCTACAACCTGGTGACCCGCGGCAACTTCCTGCTCAGCGAGAGCCACACGGCCTTCGTGGAGCTGACCGCCTCGCGCACCACCTCCAAGGCCGAGCTGACCCCCGCGCAGTTCAGCACCACCACGGCGGCCGGCAACCATTACCCGGTCGGTGGCCAGTACTACCTGAACCTCAAGGACTTCGGGGTCAACACCTACGACACCAGCCTGCCCATCGCCTACCGCTGGCGCATGCAGGACTTCGGCAACCGGGTGATCGAGAACGTCTCGGACAACAAGCGCCTGGCCGCCGGCCTGGACGGCGATCTCGGCGAGTACAGCTACAAGCTGGGCCTGTCCACCGCCAAGGCCGAGGCCTGGTCCAATCTGATTGACGGCTACGCCTACACCGCCAAGCTCAACCAGGCGCTGAAGACCGGCATCATCAACCCCTGGCTCAAGCCCGGCGAGAAGCAGACCCAGGCCGCCATGGACCTGATCGAGTCCACCAAGGCCCGCGGTCGCCTGCAAGGCGGCGAGACCTCGCTGACCCAGTTCGACGGCGCCCTCTCCGGCGCGCTGATGAAGCTGCCGGCCGGCACCATGGACTTCGCCGTGGGCTTCGACCTGCGCCGCGAGACCTATGAGTTCGCCCCCGAACCCGGCGCCTTCAACTGCGTTTCCAGCCTGAGCAATGGCGCCACCGATGTGCTGCTGTGCCCCGGCAACAGCGCCATTGGCAAGCAAAGCCGCAATATCAAGGCCGTTTACGGCGAGCTGGCGGTGCCCGTGTTCAAGGGCTTCGACCTGCAGCTGGCCCTGCGTCACGACCGCTACAGCGATGTGGGCAGCACCACCAACCCGAAGATCGCCTTCCGCTTCCAGCCCAATGACCTGGTGCTGCTGCGCGGTTCGGTCAACACCGGCTTCAAGGCCCCCAGCTTCCAGCAGCTGGCGCCCAATACCGCCCCGCTGCTGGATACGGCCGACTGGCGCGATCCCGAGCTTTGCCCCACCGTCAGCGCCAGCAACCCCAACTGCACGCGCCGCCTGGACTACATCGTGACGGGCAATCCCAAGCTCAAGCCCGAGAAGTCCACCCAGGCCACGGTGGGCATCGTGTTCTCGCCGCTGCGTGATCTGTCCTTCTACGCCGACTATTGGCGCGTGGACCTGGACGACCGCCTGCGCAAGCTGACCCTCAGCGAGGTGAAGAACAACTACGAGCTGTTCAAGGACCGCTTCGCCCGCGACAGCACCGGTCGCGTGGCCCTGGTGACCACCGGCTGGGAAAACGCGGCCGACAGCTCCACCAAGGGTCTGGACTGGGGCGGCAGCTATCTGTTCAAGCACAGCAGCGGCACCTGGCGCGCCAGCGTGAACGGCACCTACATGATCAGCCACAAGGAGCGTGCCCTGGAGAACCAGCCGCTGCAGGAGCTGGTGGGCCAATTCGCGCTGCGCACCCTGTATCTGCGCAACAAGCTGAGCGCCGACATCGGCTGGGCGCGCGACAACTGGGCCACCACCCTGACCACGATCTACAAGTCGGGCTATATGGACCAGGACATGACGCGCTTCGGCACGCCGCGCCGCGAGGTCAGCGCCTACACCACGGTCAATCTGTTCGCCAGCTACACCGGCTTCAAGAACACCACCATCACGGCCGGCCTGAACAATCTGTTCGACAAGGCCCCGCCCTTCACGTATCACAACGTGGACGATGTGGTGGGCGCCGGCTGGGATCCGCGCGTGGGCGACCCCTTCGGCCGCACCCTGAGCGTCTCGGTGAACTACAGCTTCCGCTGA
- a CDS encoding ornithine cyclodeaminase family protein — MQLITEAQVQTLLSRQPAAAQAALREAFVQLARGQAAVLGRSRATATGPDGAALMVSAMGAVLPRTLGTKVYATRNGQFQFLINLFDSVSGLPLATLEANELTRVRTAATTALAVQALAAPQAGVLALFGAGTQARAHAQALRPLRAFERVLVCARNAAAAADFAAEIGAELVTAEQAAREADVLVTATRASEPLFDGSWVKPGALVAAVGSSKPVARELDDSLLARAARLVVEWLPAARAEAGELVLAAPGLLAPQQLQELGSLLEQQPAPAWDARAITVYKSVGIGLEDVALAQWVWQQLQAPR; from the coding sequence ATGCAACTGATCACCGAAGCCCAGGTCCAGACCCTTTTGAGCCGCCAGCCGGCCGCCGCCCAGGCCGCCTTGCGAGAGGCCTTTGTGCAGCTGGCACGCGGCCAGGCCGCCGTGCTGGGCCGCAGCCGCGCGACCGCCACCGGCCCCGATGGCGCGGCCCTGATGGTCAGCGCCATGGGCGCCGTGCTGCCCCGGACCCTGGGCACCAAGGTCTACGCCACGCGCAATGGCCAGTTCCAGTTCCTGATCAATCTCTTTGACAGCGTGAGCGGCCTGCCCCTGGCCACGCTGGAGGCCAATGAGCTGACCCGGGTGCGTACCGCGGCCACCACGGCCCTGGCGGTGCAGGCCCTGGCCGCGCCCCAGGCCGGGGTGCTGGCCCTGTTTGGCGCCGGCACCCAGGCGCGCGCCCATGCCCAGGCGCTGCGGCCTCTGCGCGCCTTCGAGCGCGTGCTGGTCTGCGCCCGCAACGCGGCGGCGGCGGCCGACTTCGCGGCCGAGATCGGCGCCGAGCTGGTGACGGCCGAGCAGGCCGCGCGCGAGGCCGATGTGCTGGTCACCGCCACCCGCGCCAGCGAGCCCCTGTTCGATGGCAGCTGGGTCAAGCCCGGCGCCCTGGTGGCCGCCGTGGGCTCCAGCAAGCCGGTGGCCCGCGAGCTGGACGACAGCCTGCTGGCCCGCGCCGCCCGCCTGGTGGTGGAATGGCTGCCCGCCGCCCGCGCCGAGGCCGGCGAGCTGGTGCTGGCCGCCCCGGGCCTGCTGGCGCCGCAGCAGCTGCAGGAGCTGGGCTCGCTGCTGGAGCAGCAGCCGGCGCCCGCCTGGGATGCACGCGCCATCACGGTGTACAAGAGCGTGGGCATAGGCCTGGAAGACGTGGCCCTGGCCCAGTGGGTGTGGCAGCAGCTGCAGGCCCCGCGCTGA
- the dacB gene encoding D-alanyl-D-alanine carboxypeptidase/D-alanyl-D-alanine-endopeptidase: protein MTLITKSLSLLAAALLLSGCASLAPVGPELPGELREALKSAGLPESALAVVAVPLEGGEAARGGLQVQAERPMQPGSIMKLLTSAVALDRLGPNSRGQTELLADTPLRGEVLEGPLYLRGGGDDQLDWGALWQMLRQLREQGLREIRGGLVVDRSLFQPARLDLGAPPFDESPEFPYNVIPDALYLNGQLLGLQLQADAQQLQARLSPAWPGMRVDVSGMRLVERACKDWEAGWQLPAVVWQGGEAVVQLRGSFPRDCRVAPQLNLIDRQWLAAQALGQIWRELGGSLQGESREGSTPAGAVRLAQHAGRPLAELMRGMNKRSDNALTRLVYLRLGAAGAAPGEDSRAAAERQVRAWFAEQGIADAGLVLDNGSGLSRSERISARQMVALLLASQRGRHGPELLVTLPVAGVDGTLSRRLREGPAAGRARLKTGTLRNVHALAGFVPDAAGRTWVVAAILNDERAGAQGRAVLDRLIDWLAAQR, encoded by the coding sequence ATGACCCTGATCACCAAGTCCCTGAGTCTGCTGGCCGCGGCCCTGCTGCTGTCGGGCTGTGCCAGCCTGGCGCCGGTCGGCCCCGAGCTGCCCGGCGAGCTGCGCGAAGCCCTCAAGAGCGCCGGCCTGCCCGAGAGCGCCCTGGCCGTGGTGGCCGTGCCACTGGAGGGCGGTGAGGCCGCCCGCGGCGGCCTGCAGGTGCAGGCCGAGCGGCCCATGCAGCCGGGTTCCATCATGAAGCTGCTCACCAGCGCCGTGGCCCTGGACCGCCTGGGCCCCAACAGCCGCGGCCAGACCGAGCTGCTGGCCGACACGCCCCTGCGCGGTGAGGTGCTGGAGGGGCCGCTCTATCTGCGCGGCGGTGGCGACGATCAGCTGGACTGGGGCGCGCTGTGGCAGATGCTGCGCCAGCTGCGCGAGCAGGGCCTGCGCGAGATCCGTGGCGGCCTGGTGGTGGACCGCAGCCTGTTCCAGCCGGCCCGTCTGGACCTCGGCGCGCCGCCCTTCGACGAGTCGCCCGAGTTTCCCTACAACGTGATCCCGGACGCGCTCTACCTGAACGGCCAGCTGCTGGGCCTGCAGCTCCAGGCCGATGCGCAGCAGCTGCAGGCCCGCCTCAGCCCGGCCTGGCCGGGCATGCGGGTGGACGTGAGCGGCATGCGCCTGGTCGAGCGCGCCTGCAAGGACTGGGAGGCCGGCTGGCAGCTGCCCGCCGTGGTCTGGCAGGGCGGCGAGGCCGTGGTGCAGCTGCGCGGCAGCTTTCCGCGCGACTGCCGGGTGGCGCCCCAGCTCAATCTGATCGACCGGCAATGGCTCGCCGCCCAGGCCCTGGGCCAGATCTGGCGCGAACTGGGCGGCAGCCTGCAGGGCGAGAGCCGCGAGGGCAGCACGCCGGCCGGCGCGGTGCGCCTGGCCCAGCACGCGGGCCGCCCCCTGGCGGAGCTGATGCGCGGCATGAACAAGCGCTCGGACAACGCGCTCACCCGCCTGGTCTATCTGCGCCTGGGCGCCGCCGGGGCGGCCCCGGGCGAGGACAGCCGCGCCGCGGCCGAGCGCCAGGTGCGCGCCTGGTTCGCCGAGCAGGGCATTGCCGATGCGGGCCTGGTGCTGGACAACGGCTCCGGCCTCTCGCGCAGCGAGCGCATCAGCGCGCGTCAGATGGTGGCCTTGCTGCTGGCCTCGCAGCGCGGTCGCCACGGGCCCGAGCTGCTGGTCACCCTGCCGGTGGCCGGCGTGGACGGGACGCTGAGCCGGCGCCTGCGCGAGGGCCCGGCCGCGGGCCGTGCGCGGCTCAAGACGGGCACCCTGCGCAATGTGCATGCCCTGGCCGGCTTCGTGCCCGACGCCGCCGGCCGCACCTGGGTGGTGGCCGCCATCCTCAATGACGAGCGCGCCGGTGCCCAGGGCCGCGCCGTGCTGGACCGCCTGATCGACTGGCTGGCGGCCCAGCGCTAA
- a CDS encoding ATP-binding protein: MPGPGFELPAPGARAEWLAVQRAGYLSEPCSALERVASLQALLDQLLQGGQPLDDLGVALGALLAEMYGELWRSEAVEQTLDALLPSVQEAGRGHLNDRIAVLALRSRMHLRFGRRAEGMALLAPISRLAEGSEDPLIRAHRARTLGHAQAALQDWALAITHLREAQALAAEAGDGGRWVDMLITIAVAHRQLGDPGAELAALREGAELAETQRRWAAALNGWTGVAEACLQRQDLAEAQQAFERGQRCLQQAGGSAERLLKEQLAVQARLHAARGEYQPAIALMQEVLVQTRRWSMSRQLQHRMRQLVPWLTQAGRADEALALLEEAHGLALEELREAGRRDTAERLRQAELAQARSEQARSETHARELALKNRALEQALALQRELQAELLEAGKLASLGHLLAGMAHELNTPLGTALTAVSTAADTSRALAQQLGERGPSSRSRVLAELRHCEDGAELARRNVEQALRLVQAYQATGQAPDQARSLQLDTLVRAAWEHAISPGSPLQLDLQAHLQLHTLAEPLSEVLVQLFHNAERHAYPAGQAGRVQVRAWRVGARVHLQVCDQGAGIPPELLPRVFDPYVSSQFGRGRSGLGLFIAQAAVSQRLGGRLRVQSEPRRGCCFELDWPVTD, encoded by the coding sequence ATGCCCGGTCCCGGATTCGAGCTGCCCGCCCCCGGCGCGCGGGCCGAATGGCTGGCCGTCCAGCGCGCCGGCTATCTCTCCGAGCCCTGCTCCGCCCTGGAGCGGGTGGCCTCGCTGCAGGCCCTGCTGGACCAGCTGCTGCAAGGCGGCCAGCCCTTGGACGATCTGGGCGTGGCCCTGGGCGCCCTGCTGGCCGAGATGTATGGCGAGCTCTGGCGCTCCGAGGCCGTGGAGCAGACCCTGGACGCCCTGCTGCCCTCGGTGCAGGAGGCCGGTCGCGGCCATCTGAACGACCGCATCGCGGTGCTGGCCCTGCGCAGCCGCATGCATCTGCGCTTCGGGCGCCGCGCCGAGGGCATGGCCCTGCTGGCGCCCATCAGCCGCCTGGCCGAAGGCAGCGAAGACCCGCTGATCCGCGCCCACCGCGCCCGCACCCTGGGTCACGCCCAGGCGGCGTTGCAGGACTGGGCCCTGGCCATCACGCATCTGCGCGAGGCCCAGGCCCTGGCGGCCGAGGCCGGCGACGGCGGCCGCTGGGTGGACATGCTGATCACCATTGCCGTGGCGCACCGCCAGCTGGGCGATCCCGGGGCCGAGCTGGCCGCGCTGCGCGAGGGCGCCGAGCTGGCCGAGACCCAGCGCCGCTGGGCCGCTGCGCTCAATGGCTGGACCGGGGTGGCCGAGGCCTGCCTGCAGCGCCAGGACCTGGCCGAGGCACAGCAGGCCTTCGAGCGCGGCCAGCGCTGCCTGCAGCAGGCCGGCGGCAGCGCCGAGCGCCTGCTCAAGGAACAGCTGGCCGTGCAGGCCCGCCTGCATGCGGCGCGCGGCGAGTACCAGCCCGCCATCGCCCTGATGCAGGAGGTGCTGGTCCAGACCCGGCGCTGGTCCATGAGCCGCCAGCTGCAGCACCGCATGCGCCAGCTGGTGCCCTGGCTGACCCAGGCAGGACGCGCCGACGAGGCCCTGGCCCTGCTGGAGGAGGCGCATGGCCTGGCCCTGGAAGAGCTGCGCGAGGCCGGCCGGCGTGACACCGCCGAGCGCCTGCGTCAGGCCGAGCTGGCCCAGGCCCGCAGCGAGCAGGCGCGCAGCGAGACCCACGCGCGCGAACTGGCGCTCAAGAACCGCGCGCTGGAGCAGGCCCTGGCCCTGCAGCGCGAGCTGCAGGCCGAGCTGCTGGAGGCCGGCAAGCTGGCCAGCCTGGGTCATCTGCTGGCCGGCATGGCGCATGAGCTCAACACGCCGCTGGGCACGGCGCTCACCGCCGTCAGCACCGCGGCCGACACCAGCCGCGCCCTGGCCCAGCAGCTGGGCGAGCGCGGCCCCAGCTCGCGCAGCCGGGTGCTGGCCGAGCTGCGCCATTGCGAGGACGGGGCCGAGCTGGCCCGCCGCAATGTGGAGCAGGCCTTGCGTCTGGTGCAGGCCTACCAGGCCACGGGCCAGGCCCCGGATCAGGCCCGCAGCTTGCAGCTGGACACCCTGGTGCGCGCCGCCTGGGAGCACGCCATCAGCCCCGGCAGCCCGCTGCAGCTCGATCTGCAGGCCCATCTGCAGCTGCACACCCTGGCCGAGCCCCTGAGCGAGGTGCTGGTGCAGCTCTTCCACAATGCCGAGCGCCACGCCTACCCCGCCGGCCAGGCGGGCCGGGTGCAGGTGCGGGCCTGGCGCGTGGGCGCGCGCGTGCATCTGCAGGTCTGCGACCAGGGCGCGGGCATCCCGCCCGAGCTGCTGCCGCGGGTCTTCGATCCCTATGTGAGCAGCCAGTTCGGCCGCGGGCGCAGCGGCCTGGGCCTCTTCATCGCCCAGGCGGCGGTGAGCCAGCGCCTGGGCGGCCGGCTGCGGGTGCAGAGCGAGCCGCGGCGCGGCTGCTGCTTCGAGCTGGACTGGCCGGTGACGGACTGA
- a CDS encoding LD-carboxypeptidase, whose product MTLSRRLLGQSLIAAGAGLAGASQAAASTAPARPAPLYPRRLQPGDTLALVSPAKATFEREPYAIATEALQALGFKVREAPNLRARWGKFGGTDEQRAADLNAMFADDTVQGIVAMTGGSGCNRIVDKLDYRLIAAKPKYFGGFSDITCLLNAMQRQTGLVCFHAPVAESEWNAFSVAHWRALVMEGQAPLLKNPTGERGDNLVQKDDRISTLRGGRARGPLVGGNLAVLASLAGTPYFPDCRGAILFLEEINEYIYRVERMLSTLRLCGALSQLSGVVIGKFTKCEPGDGFASHTLDEVFDDYFLPLNVPVYRGAMIGHIRRKFTVPVGAEAEIDADAGTLQILRPVVR is encoded by the coding sequence ATGACGCTGAGCCGCCGCCTGCTGGGCCAGTCCCTGATCGCCGCCGGCGCCGGCCTGGCCGGTGCATCCCAGGCCGCGGCCTCGACGGCACCGGCCCGCCCCGCCCCGCTCTACCCGCGCCGCCTGCAGCCCGGCGACACCCTGGCCCTGGTCAGCCCGGCCAAGGCCACCTTCGAGCGCGAGCCCTATGCCATCGCCACCGAGGCTCTGCAGGCCCTGGGCTTCAAGGTGCGTGAGGCGCCAAACTTGCGGGCGCGCTGGGGCAAGTTCGGCGGCACCGACGAGCAGCGCGCCGCCGACCTGAACGCCATGTTCGCCGACGACACGGTGCAGGGCATCGTGGCCATGACCGGCGGCTCGGGCTGCAACCGCATCGTCGACAAGCTGGACTACCGCCTGATCGCCGCCAAGCCCAAGTACTTCGGCGGCTTCTCCGACATCACCTGCCTGCTCAACGCCATGCAGCGCCAGACCGGCCTGGTCTGCTTCCACGCGCCGGTGGCCGAGTCGGAGTGGAATGCCTTCTCGGTGGCGCACTGGCGCGCCCTGGTGATGGAAGGCCAGGCCCCGCTGCTGAAGAACCCCACCGGCGAGCGCGGCGACAACCTGGTGCAGAAGGACGACCGCATCAGCACCCTGCGCGGCGGCCGCGCCCGCGGCCCCCTGGTGGGCGGCAATCTGGCGGTGCTGGCCTCCCTGGCCGGCACGCCCTACTTCCCCGACTGCCGCGGCGCCATCCTCTTTCTCGAAGAGATCAACGAGTACATCTACCGCGTGGAGCGCATGCTCTCCACCCTGCGCCTGTGCGGCGCGCTCAGCCAGCTCAGCGGCGTGGTGATCGGCAAGTTCACCAAGTGCGAGCCCGGCGACGGCTTCGCCAGCCACACGCTGGACGAAGTCTTCGACGACTACTTCCTGCCCCTGAACGTGCCGGTCTACCGCGGCGCCATGATCGGCCACATCCGCCGCAAATTCACCGTGCCGGTGGGCGCCGAGGCCGAGATCGACGCCGACGCCGGCACCCTGCAGATCCTGCGGCCCGTGGTGCGCTGA
- a CDS encoding M15 family metallopeptidase: MNTQPHSPPPMIPCEEVPGHADFRALLSIPGIAVDLRYATPDNFVGRNVYGGLDCSFLRREAADALERAAHWLAHNRPGYRLLVLDALRPQRVQEVLWDELQGTPLTLYLANPVRGSIHSYGMAVDLTLLDPEGREVDMGSGFDEMALTSHPDHEAEHLARGLLSAAHLVERGWLRAAMRQAGFQTISTEWWHFDFGDRVAVRRDLPRVM, translated from the coding sequence GTGAACACCCAGCCGCACAGCCCCCCGCCCATGATTCCCTGCGAGGAGGTGCCCGGCCACGCCGACTTCCGCGCCCTGCTGAGCATTCCCGGCATCGCGGTGGACCTGCGCTACGCCACGCCCGACAACTTCGTGGGCCGCAATGTCTACGGCGGCCTGGACTGCAGCTTCCTGCGCCGCGAGGCGGCCGACGCCCTGGAGCGCGCCGCCCACTGGCTGGCACACAACCGCCCCGGCTACCGCCTGCTGGTGCTGGACGCGCTGCGCCCCCAGCGCGTCCAGGAGGTGCTGTGGGACGAGCTGCAGGGCACGCCCCTGACCCTCTACCTGGCCAACCCGGTGCGCGGCTCCATCCACAGCTACGGCATGGCCGTGGACCTGACCCTGCTGGACCCCGAAGGCCGCGAGGTGGACATGGGCTCGGGCTTCGACGAGATGGCCCTCACCTCCCACCCCGACCACGAGGCCGAGCACCTGGCCCGCGGCCTGCTGAGCGCCGCGCATCTGGTGGAGCGCGGCTGGCTGCGCGCCGCCATGCGCCAGGCCGGCTTCCAGACCATCAGCACCGAGTGGTGGCATTTCGATTTCGGTGACCGCGTGGCGGTGCGCCGCGACCTGCCCCGGGTGATGTAA
- a CDS encoding LysR family transcriptional regulator, producing the protein MRLRHIEVFHAVMQAGTISGAAQLLHISQPAVTKVLQHCELQLGMPLFDRVRGKLYPTPEAERLFVEIDKLNRDLVSIRRLAANLRSGESEQVRLVATPTLGASVIPQAMNQWCRAYPQASCVLATNHTREIVSALLLGEADLALSLQDPRHPGIKTEAIASGPMMALCPLGSPEAAGSGPLPLDQIHSDLVALPGDDPLGSVVMNACEAQGVQPRSRLTVQTYQLARSLVEAGLGVAIVDPFTAASADRSRVRLRPVAPNLPVQLYQLTAANAPLAQTARRLVRFLTEAARDNLETLA; encoded by the coding sequence ATGCGACTGCGCCATATCGAGGTCTTCCACGCGGTGATGCAGGCCGGCACGATCAGCGGCGCGGCCCAGCTGCTGCACATCTCCCAGCCCGCCGTGACCAAGGTGCTGCAGCACTGCGAGCTGCAGCTGGGCATGCCCCTGTTCGACCGGGTGCGCGGCAAGCTCTACCCCACGCCCGAGGCCGAGCGCCTCTTCGTGGAGATCGACAAGCTCAACCGCGACCTGGTCTCGATCCGGCGCCTGGCGGCCAATCTGCGCAGCGGCGAGTCCGAGCAGGTGCGCCTGGTGGCCACGCCCACCCTGGGCGCCTCGGTCATTCCCCAGGCCATGAACCAGTGGTGCCGCGCCTATCCCCAGGCCAGCTGCGTGCTCGCCACCAACCACACCCGCGAGATTGTTTCGGCCCTGCTGCTGGGCGAGGCCGATCTGGCCCTCTCGCTGCAGGACCCGCGTCACCCCGGCATCAAGACCGAGGCCATCGCCAGCGGCCCCATGATGGCCCTGTGCCCCTTGGGCTCGCCCGAGGCGGCCGGCAGCGGCCCCCTGCCCCTGGACCAGATCCACAGCGATCTGGTGGCCCTGCCCGGCGACGATCCCCTGGGCAGCGTGGTGATGAATGCCTGCGAGGCCCAGGGCGTGCAGCCGCGCAGCCGCCTCACGGTGCAGACCTATCAGCTGGCCCGCTCCCTGGTGGAAGCCGGCCTGGGCGTGGCCATCGTCGACCCCTTCACCGCCGCCAGCGCCGACCGCAGCCGCGTGCGCCTGCGCCCCGTGGCCCCCAATCTGCCGGTGCAGCTCTACCAGCTCACCGCCGCCAACGCGCCCCTGGCGCAGACCGCCCGCCGCCTGGTGCGCTTCCTCACCGAGGCCGCCCGCGACAATCTGGAGACCCTGGCGTGA